GATGGCGCAATATAGCGAATATGAAAATCGACGGGGACATTCATAGGAAAAAGTGCAAGTACGTTGGTGACTGAATAAATTTTGCATGATGAATGAATTTGTAATGCTTCACTGCACAATATATAGGGAGCACAAAGCAAACAGTGTCCTCACAACAATAGTGTACCTCAGTAATTCAGAGAGATGAAGATATTTGAGATTCAGCTGCATAAAGAATATTTGTTAGCTGTAAAATGATCTCCCTTTATGATCAGCAGTTTAAAAGGAATACTGTAGACTTTCCGTGCGAGTGGTGCTAACCCCCTGATTCAGTTAAAGAATGCTGTCACATTCAATGAGAAGGAAACAGACAGCAGGCGAAGATGGGCCACGATGGGTCTAGCCTTCAGCACCGGAGCTAAAAAAAGACTTTCTCctcaatttttttctttcctgtcgTCACTTGAGGCAGTGTGATGCTCAATATTCCCAACTAGTCTGCAAGGTATTTTTACACACAGACTAATTCCATTACTATGCTGTCAGGTGTCATTCTGTGACACTAAGACATTTTTGCCGTAATAACTAATCTCGCTAAAGATAACATGTTGCACCCTCATTTGAAATACCCTTTATTCCCTGTGCTGTCTTTGTAGAGCATTCATCTTTCACAGAAAGTGAATACAGATTGCATACTCACAGGGTGCCCACTCACTCGCATATGAAggaacacacaatcacactgtCCCCCCATGCTTTGTCTGGCACACAGCGGGGTGGTCATGTGCTCGAGTCAGAGGGTGTCACCAGCTCTCAGCCTTTGTTTCACACCGCTTCATTTTAGGGACACTTATCAATACCGCCTGCTAACATTTTTACAATCATGTGGATTTTCGTGTGATTATGTAGCCATGTTTGATGGATGTAGACACAGTTTTCACAATAAATATTGGATTTCAGGGCAGTTCAGGTTCTGGTGCGTCTCCATTTATGGTGCACATGCTTGACCTGTCCCCTGCCAAATGTTCGTTCTGGGATGAGGTCATCTCTTTTCCTAGCTGTGGTAGATTAGGGGCTCGAGATATTCACTAGGCATTTGCAAAGCACAAGTATTTGTGGAGCCTGTTTCCACCTCCAGGAAACACAACAGACCCTTGACAACGCTGGCAAGCCTATTACCTTTGTGCATTGTTTAGGTACTATTAATGAGTAATGTAGAATCGCTACAGACTCATATGTGACTGGGGTAATGGATAATTTGGAATGAAAAAAGTGTAGATAAGACACTTGTTTCTATTTCTGGGTTAGCAATTATTTTATGTAATAGGCCCATTTTGAATATCTTGGGAAATCATCTAGTATGTCAGTCCTGGTTAAATATTTGGGACTGCAGTAAAAGTAAAACTGTCaaacatttcattatttttgtagttttatggCAAATGTATGGAGCCTGTCCATGTTAAGATCATGATTCTTCTAACTGGGAtccccattttttttcttcttcattagaTGATCTGACCAAGGCAAAGATGGGCTCCTCTGGTGACTCTGAAAAAATCATTCAGCGCTTGACTGATGAACTTCGAGAGGCCAAGGACCTagctaacacagagaaacataaaTGCATGGAGCTACAAGGTGACACGCCACATCTCCAATGTTAAATAGGACCATCCACTCCATTTTCTATTGCATTCACACATGTGTGCATGCACCCAACACCAAATAAATGACATGACTTGTACAATTAAATGCTGTGTAGGTATCCTGGAGGAAGAgacaaaggagaagaaaaaacaagctGATGATTCTGCCAAACAGATAAAACTTCTTGAAGGTACATCTATTTGTGGATTAGAAGCATATGCATaatattaatctttttttaaaattgacacTGTCTCTAATTCAAACACTGACTCCGGTTTGGACAGGTCAGCTGCGGCAGCTCCATGATGAGATGGCTGTTCTCAGAGAGCAGATAGACGTCTCCTCCAGCTCACACGATGAGCTACAAAGCGCACGTGATGAAGTGAAGTCGCTGAAACGTGCCCTGGAGGCAGCAGCTGCCGAGCGGGACCGTGACGTTGCTGCCGTCCAGTCTAACCTGGCGACTGTCTCCAATGATCTGGACAAATGGCGTCAAACGGCCAACAAGTACGAGCGTGAGATTGACAACCTGCAGCGTGACCTTCAGCAGCAGAGCAAGCAGTGGCAGAAAACTGCAGAAATACAAGGTACTACACGGTGCCCCTGGTAGTTATAAACGCATGAAATGGAGCATTTGCACTGAAAATAATTCTTACATGGAAATGAACTGTGTATTAATAAATCAAATAATATTACCATTCCTTGTCCAAGACATGAGGCCTACTCGCTCTCTATGTATTTTGTTTCTAACAAGCAGACTTCTCTTCATACTTGTACACTGGTGAATCAAAGtataattaaaaacatgttttttggtAGTTTTTGCTTTATCTGTAGGCAAATCAAGGACATACAATCTGTTAAAAAACAGCATTGTTACATAAACCTTGCTCGTTTCTTTTTACAGCCAGTGAACTTCAGTCCATGCAGGTGGAGTGTAATGGCCTTCACAAAGAATGTTCTGTTCTTCGATCTGAGAAACAGGATATCGTAAATAAGCACCAGAAGGAAAAAAGCAGTCTGCAGAGTGAATGTGCTTCCCTCAGGGCTGAGAATGAGGAACTCCTGAAGACTCACCAGAAAGACAAAAGCAACCTGCAGAGTGAATGTGCAGCACTGCGCACTGAGAAGGAGGCAGCCctgcagaaacagcagcagctggagaAGGACCTTGCCAGGTCGGTGCACTGATCTACATTACTGGGAGCTCTTACCCCCACCTTCGTGCTCCCTCTGTCTCATCTGTTTTAATCAGCACCCACGTGTTTTGATTTACACGATACTACataatttttttctctcatctttTACATATTgaactcagttttgttttgcttctggTAGTTTGCGTGCCCAGAACACTGAGCTGAAAAATAGCCTTGGATCCCTTGAACAGACCTGGCAGGAGATGGAAAAGAGCCAGGTAGCCCTGCAGCTCCAGCACCAGCAGGATAGCACCACACTGCAAACCCAACTGGATGAGGCAGACAGCCGCAGCAAGGCTCTGCAAAGAGAGGTACGCCCCTCAAAAGTTGAGACATCAACCTTAGGTGTCCAGTATCTTAGTGGGTGTCATGCAGATGAATACTTCTATCTCAAATGTGAAAAGTGAACCCTCTCTGACCTGGATGGCTTTTAATACAGTCCTGCAACTGACAGGCCTTATAAGCACACACATGTTTTACTCATTAATGCTGTCCAAATTTGATTTGGACTTCAGTCCTGTTAGTTTTCACTTGAATTTTTGCATTTTAGTTTTTCTAGCTAAATGGTAGTGGTTCTGAATGTATATCTGTGGCAGAACTGATCCAGTTTAGAGGCTATTGGAAGACTGTAGCTGCTGCCAGTGTGCTGCTGACCGTGCTGCTTTAGAGGGCCAATGCTGACAAGCTGTTGCAGTATTTATGAAATTACTTTGGGACACTGTGGGAAAGGGGAGGTTTTGAAAGAAAGTCAAATTACACTCTTATTACAATAAATGGCAAGTTACCACAAAGCCTAGGAGAATTAGAAATACAAGGACAACGTATTATCAGGATAGTGGAATATAACTTTAGCAATATTACTTATTACATTTTAGATTTACATTTAACTTTTTTAGGCAATGTAAAGTCATAATTTCTGGAAAATTCCCAGTTCTCCCATTTTTTCAGTGATTTAAGTTTAAATATGAACACATCCTGGCTATGATAACACATTAGTCAAAACTTTTTATGTTGTTGCTTCGGTTTCATGGTCAAACTGCCATTTGACTAAAAATCAAGACTCAAGAACATGTACTTGTAATTGGTGCTCTGATATGATGCGCTTCTCAGTTTTGTGTGATTTAAAGTGAGCAAATTAAAATcacttgatttgtttttggCATTATTAGCAGTTGCAATATCCAACAGAGTTACAAGAATCTGGTTTTTACTCAAATTATTAATGCAGGACAGTAAAATCAATGTGGAACTCAAATAACTTTGAGCAAACTAAGACTGAAGTGTCTTGAAGAAACCTTTTaatgctttcattttatttaatctcATGTAACATAATTTAAAGAAATTTGCTGTTAACAACCAATTTACAAAAGAAGTACTGCAAATTGTTGCCATTcaggacatttacagctgtATGAGACGGGCAGCTGTTCTCAAAGTCGTCTACTCAAGGTACTTTATTGTATTTCTTCTCATCATCTAAGATTGCGCAGAAATACCTCATGATGGGATGATGAGGACAACTGCACTATTTTAGAAAACTCACATTCTCCCATGACTAAAAGTGTCTCTGAGTGATCATTGCTGAGAATTTAGAGCTTTCTATTTTGAGACGATGTTGGCGTCATCTAGGTCAGAACAAAGTCACATCCACCACAGTTGAATGGTGAAGCCATCACGGAGCCTTAATGACTTTCTCTGAAGCCTTTAAGACACTTGTGTCAATAAATCTATGACTCTTACTGACATTATAAAGAAAGTCCATGCTTCttcccaaaaaaacaacaacaacgaaaaaaGATCCCACCCAGATAGTTCACAGGTTGCTGCGTGCTGTCCAGGGGCAACACCTACTCTAGGTTTGTATGGGGATCACTGGCTGCTGTCAGTTAATGAGGAGTGGCAGTGCTAAGTAGTAGAAAGCATAGTTGGGTCATCTTTGACACAATGAATGAATGAGGGGGGGAAGGAGGGAATAATGTTGTCCCTTATATAAGGACTGCACCTCACCCTAATTAGCTCATGTATAGAAAATTCAGCAGTTAAGCACTGCAGGAAAGACTGGTTTATCTTGTAAATGGCAACAGAAACTGTTCCTCAAAAGCATTACACAATACCATCAAActaaaaactttaaattaatCTAAACTGATGAGTGTATATTtgaattaaatgtttaatttgcTTCGTGCAGTACGAGGAGGCTAGGACGGAGCTGTCAGACCTCAAGGAAAAATACGAGAAGGTTGAGCAGGAAAAACAATTGGTTACAGATGAACTCGAGGCATGCAGAGCCAACATGGAGGAACTGCAAGGAAAAGGGACAAAGGTGAGTACTCATCTATCAAACGCACAGCaaaaacaggaaggcattttaCCCTAATATATGAATGGCATCGTGTATAATGATATATAAcaggtttaaaaaataatatattgaGTGTGGAAACAATCAtctgcacttttattttcaggGGCAATAACTTCTTTAGCAGTttctgttttgggggggggcatGGGCTTCATTTCCAATGTTCCCCTTTTGTTCAGCATCTGTTTGCGCAGCATCTCCAGATATAAAAGATGAATCTTATTGTAAGATTCACAAATattatctctttttttattttagcacaTATGCTCCCCTCTAGTCATCCAGTGTCTATTAGTGTTGCTTTTATGGGCCATTCACACATATGGATTCAAAAAGCTGTGCCAGACGGCTGCTATTTGGTAGCTAAGCTGAGGTGAGAGCACCATGCAACTGTATCACTTCCATTTCAGATAATGGACTTAAATGCCAGGCATACCTGACAGCTTAAATCTTCAGCAAATACAAAAAGGTGGGAAAAAAACTCAGCAAACTATGCTGTACAACAGGAGATAAACATGACCGTGTATAGTAACACTGATATGTAGGATGTCAACTCtgtactaaacacaacacacaccGGACACACAACTACGGATTTATGAGGCCATAAAGGTCCAGCTCCTTTGTATCTGTATGTGTGAACTAACAATGACACACTGACAGCCGTGTGTGACTGAGATTTGTATAAATACTAGTTACAGGCGTAGAGAACTGACTGAGGGATCTAATAATAAACCAACCAAAGTATGTCCCATTGCAGTTGATTACTATAATATCCCTTCCCTTCTGTAGACATCCCTATTGCTGCCTGTTCAAGCCATAGTCATCGGCCTTATCCTGGCTTTGCTGTATTGGTGCTTCGGCGCATTGTGGTAGCAAGGTACACATTACTCCTGTCAAGTTGGCCTACATCTTTTCATCCTCATCAGTGTCTCTTAGACCATTGCATGATTTAATCAGGTTTTCCTCATTCCCGAGAATGCCTTCCTCAGGGGAAAAtcccccaggaaaaaaaaaaaattcttcagAAATCTAACCTCTCTAATCATACAGCTTCAACATCTGACATCTGTTTGTCCTGCCTGGATGGCTAATGCTTAACAACTGTTTCTCACAGTTGGTGTTTGATAATGCTTATCTTTATCTGCAAGCGCTGTTTGTATTTGTGCACTGCCTTGATCTCAGTGGCTCCCTCTGTCAAAGCTTTGGTGATCCAAAATGGGTGCATGTTTATTCGCTGTTGCTCAACTTTCTATTTCTGTGTTGCCACTTATTCCAGAAACTGTGGATGATCTGGGGGCCTGTGGTTGCTGTGGCTCTGACAGCTGTGACTGCTGCCGTGCTCTTCAGGACCTGAGGGCGACTCATTCATGCATACACacgcacccacccacccacccacacacacacacaagggaaTCCATATTTGTCTTCAGGTGTCAGAACTTGCCCTCCTTATCATATCTGCACTATTAACTCGGAGGGCTCATATTTAACTGTTTAATTTTTAAGATGCTCTATTTTAGATGGCAGAGAAGTTAATAAAAGAATgtgatttttgtgtgcaaaGTAAGTTTGTACGTCCGTTATTTACAGGAAGTCTAGTCAAGTTTACAGTTTTGATTGGGAATAtggatgaatgtaaaaaataaataaatatgccaCAAACTCAACTAATTATTAGTATTTATGATAATGTTTTAGGTGGATCACTTGAGCTCTAAATGTAGCACTTCTATGTAATTGTCATAATAATGGAGATTGTCACAATAACACCCCCTAATGGAGTGTGTAATGAAAGCCATAGATGGGTAACTGCATTAGTGATGGGAACTGCAAAGAGTTGGTGTAACTGTTATCTATGTGAAAATAGATAGCGTTTCAGACAGAATTGAGCTGAGCAGGAGtttatcttgtttgttttttctcaacaGAGAACCATTAAAGAAAATTGCAGAAACATACATTTAGAtccattttcttcatttatgtGGCCGTTGTCTAGACTGCAGTTGTACTTATCTGTACTTATCTGTATTTAGtttctgctttgcttttttctgtttttgtttgtttgttttgtttaacttttcatttcagttttatgatCATGAATGCTAAATTAACTTAAGGGGCAGG
This region of Maylandia zebra isolate NMK-2024a linkage group LG20, Mzebra_GT3a, whole genome shotgun sequence genomic DNA includes:
- the slmapb gene encoding sarcolemma associated protein b isoform X1, yielding MDEKELSDPLNNVSVIKDDLTKAKMGSSGDSEKIIQRLTDELREAKDLANTEKHKCMELQGILEEETKEKKKQADDSAKQIKLLEGQLRQLHDEMAVLREQIDVSSSSHDELQSARDEVKSLKRALEAAAAERDRDVAAVQSNLATVSNDLDKWRQTANKYEREIDNLQRDLQQQSKQWQKTAEIQASELQSMQVECNGLHKECSVLRSEKQDIVNKHQKEKSSLQSECASLRAENEELLKTHQKDKSNLQSECAALRTEKEAALQKQQQLEKDLASLRAQNTELKNSLGSLEQTWQEMEKSQVALQLQHQQDSTTLQTQLDEADSRSKALQREYEEARTELSDLKEKYEKVEQEKQLVTDELEACRANMEELQGKGTKTSLLLPVQAIVIGLILALLYWCFGALW
- the slmapb gene encoding sarcolemma associated protein b isoform X2 gives rise to the protein MDEKELSDPLNNVSVIKDDLTKAKMGSSGDSEKIIQRLTDELREAKDLANTEKHKCMELQGILEEETKEKKKQADDSAKQIKLLEGQLRQLHDEMAVLREQIDVSSSSHDELQSARDEVKSLKRALEAAAAERDRDVAAVQSNLATVSNDLDKWRQTANKYEREIDNLQRDLQQQSKQWQKTAEIQASELQSMQVECNGLHKECSVLRSEKQDIVNKHQKEKSSLQSECASLRAENEELLKTHQKDKSNLQSECAALRTEKEAALQKQQQLEKDLASLRAQNTELKNSLGSLEQTWQEMEKSQVALQLQHQQDSTTLQTQLDEADSRSKALQREYEEARTELSDLKEKYEKVEQEKQLVTDELEACRANMEELQGKGTKKLWMIWGPVVAVALTAVTAAVLFRT
- the slmapb gene encoding sarcolemma associated protein b isoform X3, which encodes MGSSGDSEKIIQRLTDELREAKDLANTEKHKCMELQGILEEETKEKKKQADDSAKQIKLLEGQLRQLHDEMAVLREQIDVSSSSHDELQSARDEVKSLKRALEAAAAERDRDVAAVQSNLATVSNDLDKWRQTANKYEREIDNLQRDLQQQSKQWQKTAEIQASELQSMQVECNGLHKECSVLRSEKQDIVNKHQKEKSSLQSECASLRAENEELLKTHQKDKSNLQSECAALRTEKEAALQKQQQLEKDLASLRAQNTELKNSLGSLEQTWQEMEKSQVALQLQHQQDSTTLQTQLDEADSRSKALQREYEEARTELSDLKEKYEKVEQEKQLVTDELEACRANMEELQGKGTKTSLLLPVQAIVIGLILALLYWCFGALW